In a single window of the Bradyrhizobium erythrophlei genome:
- a CDS encoding enolase C-terminal domain-like protein: MNNSKLTLRSLTAAAVTLPMKRPLGTSAKSIDNACLLLVDLLTQDGIEGRAYAFCYLPSIARSLVPIVAELSDALTGLPLAPLDLAQRVSRHFRLPGVTGPLAMVASSVDTAAWDALAKSAGLPLASYLGADLHPIPAYNSNGLGLMSPEAAADEAEALLESGFAAVKLRLGRADFHQDLAAVKAVRRRLPDRVRLMVDFNQALTFSDAVKYALALDVEGVYWIEEPIRHDDYRHMALIAQAAKTPIQIGENFTGLPPMAAALAAGASDYVMLDLDRIGGVTGWQRAAGLAAAYNREVSSHLFPEVSAHLLAATPGRHWLEYVDWANSILQEPIQIRDGMAITPSRAGNGLSWNTDVVAKYRLD, translated from the coding sequence ATGAACAACAGTAAGCTTACACTCCGCTCGCTCACGGCCGCGGCCGTCACGCTGCCGATGAAGCGACCGCTCGGTACAAGCGCAAAAAGCATCGACAACGCGTGTCTGCTGCTCGTCGATCTCCTGACCCAGGATGGCATCGAGGGGCGCGCCTATGCGTTCTGTTACCTGCCGTCTATTGCCCGTTCACTTGTCCCGATTGTCGCCGAGCTAAGTGACGCGCTTACAGGGCTGCCGTTGGCACCGCTCGATCTCGCGCAGCGCGTTTCACGTCATTTCAGGCTTCCCGGCGTAACCGGTCCGCTGGCGATGGTTGCTTCATCGGTTGATACGGCGGCTTGGGACGCGCTCGCGAAGTCCGCCGGGTTGCCGCTTGCAAGCTATCTGGGGGCTGACCTGCACCCCATCCCGGCCTACAACAGCAATGGGCTTGGACTGATGTCGCCGGAGGCGGCGGCCGATGAGGCCGAGGCCTTGCTTGAGAGCGGATTTGCTGCTGTCAAACTGCGCCTTGGCCGAGCCGATTTTCATCAAGATCTTGCAGCCGTCAAGGCAGTGCGACGCCGCCTGCCCGATCGGGTGCGGTTGATGGTCGATTTCAATCAGGCGCTGACGTTTTCGGACGCCGTGAAGTATGCATTGGCGCTCGATGTCGAAGGCGTCTACTGGATTGAAGAGCCGATCCGGCATGACGACTACCGGCACATGGCGCTGATCGCGCAGGCCGCGAAGACACCCATACAGATTGGCGAGAACTTCACAGGGCTGCCGCCGATGGCTGCGGCCCTGGCGGCTGGAGCGTCGGATTACGTCATGCTTGACCTTGACCGTATCGGCGGGGTCACCGGCTGGCAGCGGGCGGCGGGGCTTGCCGCCGCCTACAATCGCGAAGTCTCGTCCCATCTTTTTCCGGAAGTGAGCGCGCATCTACTCGCTGCGACGCCAGGCCGTCATTGGCTCGAATACGTCGATTGGGCCAATTCGATTTTACAAGAGCCAATCCAGATCAGGGACGGCATGGCCATCACTCCGTCCCGCGCCGGCAACGGCTTGTCCTGGAACACCGATGTCGTCGCAAAATATAGACTGGACTAA
- a CDS encoding 2-keto-4-pentenoate hydratase: MANAQSRSVLETLAVRQWHDYQRRTPGTYFAEVRDTLTLGEAYAVQMEVARLRCEAGDAVVGYKVGCIGSGVVEQFGMSGPIHARLFRSEIRNSGEKLQYNAYANLAIEGEMAVRIGTNGGIEAAFPVIELHHFVFRGPRKTLAELIANNGINAGAVISSRHATLMLEDWTTARTLSVVVNGVTIDAGALWAMRGGATEAIEWLGHDLGRFGASLRPGDLVLAGTPLGLNPVKPGDHVIVLVDDREYAACRIS; encoded by the coding sequence ATGGCGAACGCACAATCCCGCTCCGTCCTCGAGACTTTGGCTGTGCGGCAATGGCACGACTACCAGAGGCGCACGCCTGGAACCTATTTCGCCGAAGTACGGGATACGCTGACGCTGGGCGAGGCCTACGCCGTCCAGATGGAGGTCGCGCGTTTGCGCTGCGAGGCCGGCGACGCGGTCGTGGGATACAAGGTCGGCTGCATCGGATCCGGCGTAGTCGAGCAATTCGGCATGAGCGGTCCGATCCACGCACGTCTTTTCCGCAGTGAGATCAGGAATTCCGGAGAAAAGCTGCAGTACAATGCGTACGCCAATCTCGCGATCGAGGGTGAGATGGCCGTTCGCATCGGTACGAACGGTGGAATCGAGGCGGCTTTCCCAGTCATTGAACTGCATCACTTCGTCTTTCGAGGACCCCGGAAGACGCTTGCAGAACTGATCGCCAATAACGGGATCAACGCCGGCGCTGTGATTTCTAGTCGCCATGCAACCCTGATGCTCGAGGATTGGACGACCGCCCGGACCTTGTCCGTTGTAGTTAACGGTGTGACGATCGATGCCGGAGCGTTGTGGGCGATGAGAGGCGGTGCTACCGAGGCGATCGAATGGCTCGGCCACGACCTCGGTCGCTTCGGCGCCTCATTGAGACCTGGGGACCTCGTGTTGGCAGGCACGCCGCTTGGACTGAATCCGGTAAAGCCTGGTGACCACGTAATCGTTTTGGTCGATGACCGCGAATACGCGGCGTGTCGGATCTCTTGA
- a CDS encoding SDR family NAD(P)-dependent oxidoreductase produces MNLQGKRALITGGSSGIGFAIADAMLAKGAQIVITGRRPDVLSTAAERLRAGGGRVDYVAADVSTEKGRETTLKFALEKLGGLDVLVNNAGGVRAGRLEDTTEAEIRTMVEVDLVAPILLTRAALPKLRASTNGLVVNITSGIALVAAPFYATYAGVKSGLAKFGESLRRELNGEGVHVMTVYPGATDTPMMSSSRAGPELGFTHEPAAAVADAVIAGIEENAFEVIRGGEARAKMIVLNREDPAALDKRFLDLKSALGEAVRDHSAL; encoded by the coding sequence ATGAATCTTCAGGGAAAACGGGCGCTCATCACAGGAGGATCCAGTGGCATCGGGTTTGCGATTGCCGATGCCATGTTGGCCAAAGGCGCGCAGATTGTCATCACCGGCCGGCGGCCGGATGTTCTGAGCACGGCGGCCGAACGGCTTCGCGCAGGCGGTGGGCGGGTTGACTACGTTGCCGCAGACGTCAGCACGGAGAAGGGCCGGGAAACGACGCTCAAATTTGCGCTGGAGAAGCTCGGCGGTCTCGACGTCCTGGTCAACAACGCGGGCGGCGTCAGGGCCGGCCGGCTGGAGGATACAACCGAAGCCGAGATACGGACCATGGTCGAGGTTGACCTCGTGGCACCGATCCTGCTGACGCGCGCGGCGTTGCCAAAATTGCGGGCAAGCACCAATGGTCTCGTTGTCAACATCACCTCGGGTATCGCGCTCGTTGCCGCGCCATTCTACGCAACCTACGCCGGGGTCAAGAGTGGGCTGGCGAAGTTCGGCGAATCGCTCCGCCGCGAACTGAACGGCGAAGGCGTGCATGTCATGACAGTCTACCCGGGGGCGACGGATACGCCCATGATGAGCTCGTCACGTGCCGGGCCTGAGTTGGGCTTCACGCATGAACCGGCTGCGGCGGTTGCCGATGCCGTTATCGCAGGCATTGAAGAAAACGCCTTTGAGGTCATTCGCGGCGGCGAAGCGCGCGCCAAGATGATAGTCTTGAATCGCGAGGATCCAGCGGCGCTCGACAAGCGTTTCCTTGACCTCAAGTCAGCTCTCGGCGAGGCGGTTCGCGATCATTCGGCGCTGTGA
- a CDS encoding glutathione S-transferase family protein produces MLRIWGRTNSINVQKVLWCCHELDLDYERIDAGNNFGVTDTPEYISMNPNRLIPTIDDGDIQLWESNVIVRYLAQKHSDGRLCPADIATRFDAERWMDWQATVFWPALRPLFIALIRAPPSQRDAAVISKGESLSLSALRILDARLSDRTFLAGDAFSMGDIPAAATVHRWYALDIHHPDLPNVLRWYDLMKERSPFRRIVMTPMS; encoded by the coding sequence ATGCTCAGGATATGGGGCCGGACTAATTCGATCAATGTTCAGAAGGTGCTCTGGTGTTGCCACGAGCTCGATCTGGATTATGAACGGATCGATGCCGGAAACAACTTCGGGGTGACCGACACCCCGGAGTATATCTCCATGAATCCGAACCGCCTCATCCCCACCATCGACGATGGCGACATTCAGCTTTGGGAATCGAACGTGATCGTTAGATATCTCGCGCAAAAGCATAGCGATGGCCGGCTCTGCCCGGCCGATATCGCAACGCGATTTGACGCAGAGCGGTGGATGGACTGGCAAGCGACTGTGTTCTGGCCCGCACTGCGCCCATTGTTCATCGCCCTGATAAGGGCGCCGCCGTCGCAGCGCGATGCGGCTGTCATTTCGAAAGGCGAAAGTCTGTCTCTGTCAGCTCTGCGGATACTCGATGCCAGGCTCTCTGACCGTACATTCCTCGCCGGCGATGCCTTTTCCATGGGCGATATTCCAGCCGCAGCGACAGTTCATCGCTGGTATGCGCTCGACATCCATCATCCTGACCTGCCGAACGTATTGCGTTGGTATGATTTGATGAAAGAGCGATCTCCTTTTCGGCGGATCGTTATGACACCAATGAGCTGA